In Erigeron canadensis isolate Cc75 chromosome 1, C_canadensis_v1, whole genome shotgun sequence, a single window of DNA contains:
- the LOC122582547 gene encoding NAC domain-containing protein 53-like, protein MARVAIDTAAAVGGGSSSLAPGFRFHPTDEELVRYYLRRKVCGRPFRVDAISDIDVYKVEPWDLPGLSRLKTRDLEWYFFSMLDKKYGNGCRTNRATEKGYWKTTGKDRTVYHRTQTVGMKKTLVYHIGRAPKGERTNWVMHEYRLVDQELEKAGILQDGFVLCRIFHKSGSGPKNGEKYGAPFIEEEWEDDETIFIPKQEGCIAELPADMDSYLDADEIAQILNSDLPKKDVPLPSSFHQGDNVDYADVSPDATNDSQNSFVDVVGEYEPQVNQYDGSKSFDLPVQTGLEPKSVNYGFTSEPSNNLNFDPNFLLDEPYYDATNGDFPLDENLFFEADDLKGDVETDSGLDILNEYTSLFNPDIDSFNYALGNNILPDSSQTLENMNNGNQQVSEARLPFEGQKLDVAPSSKQGNPDQGTGIAYPFLKKASYMLGNISAPPAFASEFPTKYLDSASQASNLVNVPSGMIRISNVSFNGGAVDLTLGKHTQLNIVLSFGLGQRKVHSVNSYQVEKASSGSSRSWFYCAFVWILVLSLSFKIGSLLCTRSFMT, encoded by the exons ATGGCACGTGTAGCGATAGATACAGCAGCAGCAGTAGGAGGAGGGTCGTCATCACTTGCTCCAGGATTCAGGTTTCATCcgacagatgaagaacttgttAGATATTATTTAAGGCGTAAGGTTTGCGGTAGACCTTTTCGTGTTGATGCGATTTCTGATATTGATGTTTATAAAGTCGAGCCTTGGGATCTTCCag GTCTGTCGAGGTTGAAGACTAGAGATCTGGAATGGTATTTCTTCAGCATGCTTGATAAGAAGTATGGGAATGGATGCCGGACTAACCGTGCTACAGAGAAGGGGTACTGGAAGACCACCGGAAAGGACCGAACTGTTTACCATAGAACTCAAACGGTTGGGATGAAGAAAACGTTGGTCTATCATATTGGACGGGCCCCAAAAGGTGAAAGGACTAACTGGGTTATGCATGAATATCGGCTTGTTGATCAGGAACTTGAAAAAGCTGGTATTTTACAG GATGGGTTTGTTCTGTGTAGGATCTTTCACAAAAGTGGTTCTGGACCTAAGAATGGTGAAAAATACGGGGCACCATTCATTGAGGAAGAATGGGAAGATGACGAGACAATATTCATCCCCAAACAAGAAGGCTGCATTGCAGAATTACCTGCTGATATGGATTCCTATCTGGATGCTGATGAAATCGCACAG ATATTAAACTCAGACTTGCCAAAGAAAGATGTTCCTCTCCCATCAAGCTTCCATCAGGGTGATAATGTGGACTATGCTGATGTATCCCCAGATGCGACTAATGACTCTCAAAACTCCTTTGTGGATGTGGTGGGTGAATATGAACCTCAGGTTAACCAATATGATGGTTCTAAGTCGTTTGATCTCCCTGTGCAGACTGGGTTGGAACCCAAGTCTGTCAACTATGGATTTACTTCAGAACCAAGCAATAACTTGAATTTTGACCCAAATTTTTTGCTTGATGAACCATACTATGACGCTACCAATGGCGACTTTCCACTTGATGAAAACTTATTTTTTGAAGCTGATGATCTTAAGGGTGATGTGGAGACAGATTCTGGCCTTGATATACTCAATGAATATACCTCTCTATTCAATCCAGATATTGACAGCTTCAACTATGCTCTTGGAAACAACATTCTCCCCGACTCATCCCAAACTCTTGAG AATATGAATAATGGAAACCAGCAAGTGAGTGAAGCAAGGCTGCCCTTTGAAGGACAAAAGCTTGATGTTGCCCCCTCTTCAAAGCAAGGGAATCCAGATCAAGGAACAG GTATTGCATATCCGTTTCTCAAAAAGGCAAGTTACATGCTTGGGAACATTTCTGCTCCACCTGCATTTGCATCAGAGTTTCCTACGAAATATTTGGATTCTGCTTCTCAAGCTTCCAATCTGGTCAACGTTCCTTCTGGTATGATTCGTATCAGCAATGTCTCCTTCAATGGCGGTGCAGTCGACTTAACGTTAGGCAAGCACACTCAACTCAACATTGTTCTTTCATTTGGCTTGGGACAAAGGAAGGTTCATTCTGTCAATTCATATCAAGTTGAGAAGGCCAGTTCTGGTTCGTCTCGAAGCTGGTTTTACTGTGCGTTTGTGTGGATTCTGGTACTTAGTTTGAGCTTCAAGATTGGGAGTCTGTTATGCACAAGGTCGTTCATGACCTGA
- the LOC122582557 gene encoding NAC domain containing protein 52-like, with protein MGHEIIGVASPAPAAVTPQPPPPPPPPTSLAPGFRFHPTDEELVMYYLRRKACGKSFRFQAVTEIDVYKSEPWELADFSSLKTRDQEWYFFSPVDRKYGNGSRLNRATGKGYWKATGKDRSVRHKSETIGMKKTLVFHSGRAPDGKRTNWVMHEYRLLDHELLRVGVTQDSFVLCRIFQKSGLGPPNGDRYAPFLEEEWTDDTALMIPGGEADDDMTNGDETRAEGNDIVQETSAKKILDQTEDPQTIPFVCKRERSEDRVLNGEPELETFSLFHNKRSKVSDPNCSNANGSEDSTTTSQDPRRELLEFPLLESIEAKECHPPTVLPSFDAATLEKSVPPGYLKFISNLENEILNVSMEKETLKIEVMRAQAMIDILQSRVEASSKENGGFRTSG; from the exons ATGGGTCATGAAATTATTGGTGTAGCTTCGCCGGCACCAGCTGCGGTGACCCCTcagccgccgccaccaccgccgccgccgacGTCACTTGCACCTGGCTTCCGGTTTCATCCGACAGATGAGGAACTTGTGATGTATTATCTCCGGCGAAAGGCATGTGGGAAATCTTTCCGGTTTCAAGCTGTGACTGAAATTGATGTTTATAAATCTGAGCCATGGGAACTTGCCg ACTTTTCATCTTTGAAGACAAGAGATCAAGAATGGTACTTTTTTAGCCCTGTAGATAGGAAGTATGGAAATGGTTCACGGTTGAATCGTGCCACCGGAAAGGGGTATTGGAAGGCAACTGGAAAGGATCGATCAGTACGCCATAAATCAGAGACCATAGGGATGAAGAAAACACTTGTGTTCCATAGTGGTCGAGCCCCTGATGGAAAACGGACGAATTGGGTCATGCATGAGTATCGGCTTTTGGATCATGAATTGCTACGTGTTGGAGTAACACAG GATTCATTTGTGTTATGCAGGATTTTCCAAAAGAGTGGGTTAGGGCCACCAAATGGGGACCGTTATGCACCATTTCTTGAGGAAGAATGGACCGATGATACAGCCCTCATGATTCCTGGTGGTGAAGCCGATGATGATATGACCAATGGTGATGAGACTCGTGCCGAAGGAAATGACATTGTGCAG GAAACGTCTGCCAAGAAGATCCTTGACCAAACCGAGGATCCACAAACCATTCCGTTTGTTTGCAAGAGGGAAAGATCGGAAGACCGTGTTTTAAATGGTGAACCCGAGCTCGAAACATTCTCTTTGTTCCATAACAAAAGATCAAAGGTTAGTGATCCGAACTGTAGCAATGCAAATGGTTCAGAAGATTCTACTACTACTAGTCAAGATCCAAGAAGGGAACTCTTGGAGTTCCCTCTACTCGAGTCAATCGAAGCCAAAGAATGTCACCCGCCAACCGTCTTGCCATCTTTTGATGCTGCAACACTCGAGAAATCCGTTCCACCAGGTTATTTGAAATTCATAAGTAACTTGGAGAATGAGATTCTTAATGTTTCAATGGAGAAAGAGACCTTAAAGATTGAGGTGATGCGGGCCCAAGCCATGATCGACATTCTTCAGTCACGGGTCGAGGCTTCGAGCAAAGAGAATGGTGGGTTCAGAACCAGCGGCTAG